The genomic region gttgttggagcttcttgatctgcatctagaaattcatcatcctctgaagattcgttcaattcggcagcatcgtgaaaatcctcattgtcgagagcattattgttcactgaagatggctcttgattgacaagaattggacgaaccacctgtgaaactgttgcattgtcactctcgaaaaacatccgtgccgcaacattttcttcaacggcttcaaaattgatcgaattgaaaaagtcatcgtactcaaacatccaaggatgaccaggacatttgactggcaatgtgtgcctttgtactctgacttcagaccattccgcgaccctttttgtctctagattccagactcttaagttcggggtggcatacccaagaaattatccctcaattgcttttgccccaaactttccattaggatcgattattgtgcatggagctccaaacggctCAAGATATGataaatctggtttccgtttgtgaagaagctcaaagcaggtcttgttgtgccttttgactgtaaggactcggttcaacgtgtaacatgcagaggccacaacttcagtccagaatggaatgggcaactgcgactctaccaacatagtcctagcagtctcgatcaatttgcggttcttacgttcagcgacgccattctgttgaggagtgtaagccgcactaaattcatgaagaataccttttgaagtgcaaaactccgccatggcatgatttttaaattcagtaccattgtcgctgtgtatccgcctaaccttcaacttatacaaattctcaatctgaatgatcaagtttttgataatgccaaaggtttcactcttgtgtgccatgaacgccacccaagaaaatcttgaataatcatcagttatcacgaggcaataTTGATCATTCTGAAAGcttttgtgcttgacaggaccgaacaaatccatgtgcaaacgttctaacggaactgccaccgtgttgatcttcttagtcgggtgtcgcttcttcgtttgttttcctttctggcatgAAACACAGACGTcctgaagatggaaatttttaagaggaacaccattcaccaattcatttgacaccaaatgattcattttgcgtaagtgaatgtgacccattcgtctgtgccaagagattaagtctttttctgtggctttagaaacgaaacatgttgcttgtgcagatgtagtgatagcttggctcatatcaaggacatacaaatcatttatccttggagcagacaagagaatccattcttttggaattttgaagccgggtttcagcacataacatccattggCATCAAAGTGTATTGAGAACtgcttatcacagatttgtgaaacgctgagaagattgtgatcaagttgttgcacgaaGTTAATCTTATCAAAGCTGACAATCctgttggatatcattccttcacctgtaatatatccgcccttatctccagcaaaagcaacataacctcctctaatagatttgatgTCGTAGaaaagcttcatgtcgcctgtcatgtgcttggatgccccactatcaacaatccaatgactactgatagttcctcgtggaacaccctgcacatgaactcacttgattagttggagatggggacccaagccattctggtcttgggtcttccattttcatcaacaacaataactTCTATTCTTTGATGATTTGTAAATTGTGATGATCCCCTTGATTcaataaccgtttttggtttccaggtctgttttgttttaccagtgttattctttaaaattttaacttcatggttgtcagaagtttttgaattttctggtttgacagaaacagatgttttgttaaccacatcggtcttaattgccttttcaattttcttgacctgttggcgtttctgtttcttttccctttcttttacaagacgGGGATCTAATTTTGTtgaaacagatcgcttacggtcaaTTTGGTCACGGGAATCATCAACtttgcctttttgtttatgaagatatggacagtttcgaattatatgtccaatttcaccacattcaaaacatgaccttcgttcaacaaaccccgaagtatcatgtgatcgtcttgccgatgatgatgaactttgtgatcccgaggtactaggttttgaacagtttggttCATTTATTTTCAACactgttgcttgtttaacaaaatctaagttagatttgttttcaaacgtttcaattttgtccgttccctttgatttcacaaagttcacattcttgttcttcttttgattcggcttcctTTGACCTTGAGACGGTAATTTTCCTTttggtttggtatgattttgctgtttttgtactgttggtaatttctgattgccgtattgttttcgaacttcggcctttggaataggagggcACTGTGTTACTGTAACaagtgatcctgtctttcccaaaaacttacttgtagaattttcaaagactttactgattaaatattgattaacattcttaatgggaaaatctttgtcagaatatattttatcatcaccaacaagagtgtacagcaaattcacactctctgactcttttgcagacgtggactcgattgcaacagtcttagcggtttttgcaggaggatcacatagaatatgattctcaagaggtatgtcctcttctttgatttccgcatcagactttgctgggttAGTATCATCGGactcatcatcagaagaatcaacaTCCTCAATAATAattggaggatcctgattctgttcagcagaagacacacatgtatctgctgatacatttGAATCggatgatacttctttcttgtatccgagtcctgttgcaaattccttaacgtctagaggaacagatggttcaaagaaagttctatcctcctcgtcaagcattgcatcataattatgtctcacaggtggtggacatttcttgtaacctatgcatgtgacatcccgtttctctttctgaacgtcaatgatgtgatccaacacatagctagagctcaaataactgtctagcttaagttggatcgcctcactttcagttttgacacaagccatctctttttgcattatctcaaggtgagttatatacaaattaatgtcagtttgttttctggaaaccatttttgttaattcggttttatctttctttaatttctcaattaccgatttaaactccttttcatggttttcataaaacatgttggcttcagtgcactttgaaagatccacggttaacttctggttgtggatgaatgtcacatcatacttttcttgcaaagcctcgtgtttgctttgcaactcACACCACTTGGTattcaatgaaacatgtttgtcttgcaagtcaaaaaagctagcttgtaaagcatcatgtttgccttgcaactcagacatgtttgcttctAAATCAGCAAATTCAACACGcaaactatcacaattatcacaaataacaacagtgggttcatcgacacatacctgactcgATGAACTGTCGatattagccataaaggctgaatggagagaagacgaagaataagcagcttgatccaccaaaatagatcttctattagttcctgctgcagcttcctccaaaagctcatcaatatctgcatcaacTGACGcacttgatgtctcacccacatgatcatcacctgaactcgaggattcttcatctgaacttctactgtaaccagaagagtcttcatcctcagaagattcaccaccattggcggaagattctccaccactggtgtgaattAAATCCTTGACAACTTCAGCAAAACACgctgttccatctggagcatcaccacttaactgaattgaccaatcacaaccttcatctacttgaaccacaagtgcctggttggcatttgatggtcccgcttggctttggttgttgacaggtatcaacGTACGCTCAGTGTTCctgttctgattctgctggttgccttgatttctgaagggattctggttcccatgctgtgcCGGCCTTGTAcactcccttttaaagtgaccccgttcaccacaattaaagcactttacagcctgcttatcgaacccatacttggtgtctttcttgctttccaagctggttctgcccgTTCTctccatgaaatcttttgccctccttacagcactagcaaaggcccacttgatgtccattaaatccatctcttccttatcaatctgctgatagtcttcttgagtcagattaatgttgccaatctgaccttccactagcCCACAATACGCACTCACtaaagtgttaagcagctccatgtgttcctttgctacttccacactgaccttagaaaagcttgaagtgtcgagccgtactgtatttggctttgattgctgaCTAGCAGATGACGTGCTTCCATATCAtgcttgttgttgagcaggaagtGGATTCCCATATAGATCAGTTGCTACAATAGATGGCCGATAGACTTGCTGTTGAGGAACTGGCTGTAGAGGATTCCCATACAGATCTGTTGTCGGAGCTGGCTTGACCGGAACATGTATTTGATTCCCATAAAGATCTGTGCTTGTAACAAAAGCCGTCTGAAGAGGAGCATGAGATACTGGTCTTGCAGAGGAGGTGCTGGAGGTTCCATAATACATGTCTGGATTCTGTGGAACTGGAACCTTCTTTGCCTTCAgagtttcttcctgatccttatTCTCCAacagctgcacgaagtcgttgatgtttgttGTAGCCAAAACCCCAttgtacttcaggatttccaagaaactattccattggggtggcaacgcatcagcaaacttcttcactaCCTCTACTGGAGTTGTCACTACCCCAAAATTACCCAACTCAGTAAGCAAGTGATAGAACcgacttgtcatatctcccaacgattccttatccatacacgtgaagccatcgaattctttcttgagtagatcatgtcgcaattgacgtgttgcttcatttcctactcctctggtcttcaatgcatcccacaatttcttcgttgtcttgaaactgacaaactgatggtaaatatatttgcttaacgcctgagtaagaatggcgtatgctttcttttccagatcatacgtctttttctgatcttcaggaagatcggcaaacgtagtagcagatgaagcggcaacctctatcgtttgatcaaaatctgtggtgaaaTGTAACCACAATTCTGTATTTTGCCCCAGCACGTATGTGTAGAAcctatcaacccatcccggatactcatttaagtgcatcaactttggaggctgattcaaacttccggtttcgctctCGCTCAATAAGATGCTTTGAATACTAGGTGTCTGATTCGatacaaacgcccattgaccggTAGATATAGCATTTGATTGCGACGAAACGGATACGGGAGATTCGGCCCACGAAGGAGATAAACTTGTATTTCTGTACTTTCCCTCATCCGGAgacggagttccccaccaacttggattcatATTTGATAAAGAAAAATGAATACCTGAAAATCACACCTCAAACAAACAGTTAAGTCACAATTGCAAACCTTCTGTTTAAATTCAGAAAGTGTTTCGACGAAACAGTTTCACGAAACAGACTTTGTAACTTTAAACTTGACGAAACAGATTTATGTATGGTGAACGACGAAACAAAATCCCAACACTTATCCACTAAACAAATGGCCCACTTAGAAAGATTATTGGCGAAACAGATTGGGTGAAATGGGCTGGACGAAACAAGAAAAGGTCTTTTGGGCCTTATGATCTTGACGAAACTAGTTAGCTTTTGAAAAAGAGGCCCACTTGacaaaacagttttttttttaatttgtaattGACGAAACAAATGGGTTCTTTTGGGCTTACCAATCGGCGAAACAACAGGATCTTTTGGGCTTTTGACGAAACAAAGAGCCCAAATTGACTAGGGCAGCCCACTAATACTTCGACGAAACAAAATGCAATACAAAGTGACGAAACAGAATATTTATGAAACAGGGTTTGTGTTTCGTCGAATATATTTTTTTGGCGAAAGGAATCTTGTGTTTCGCCGAACTTAAATAGATTTTTGTTTCGTTGAATGTCTGTTTCGTCGTAAAAGGTGTCAGTGGGTTGGTAAACTTTTCAACTTTCTTAACCTGACACACACAGACATGCTTTTGGCTCAGGACATACTTGTTTCACCAAACAAGTATGGTTTCTAATATTTTAATCAAGTAACAATTTTCAAAGCACAAACAACTTTCACAAATAGTTTCCAAAGATCTAAAAGTGAAGAacttgaagaacactttgaatattATATGAACACTATAAGTTTTCCGGTGAAACGAAACTTTCCGAAACACACGATTTTgctaaaatgtttaataaaaaccaatAACTAACATGAGAACATGAGAAACAACAAGGTTTTTAATAAAACACCAAGCAAAACACAAGATATTTGAAGATTTGACcagatttttcaagaaaaaaaaaacaaaaacttcaaacaccCGGAAAACACCCGAAaacactcggttttaacaaggagaagagccaaggctctgataccacttgtaggtccggctaggaggatctagtcgcctaatccttgtatacaaaccaccccggttgtgcggaatccaaccgagatagcaaaccgagatagaacacgcaataTAACGACACacaagactcaacgattaacacctctgtattaatacgtatgaaaagtcagttacaagctcaatgtttacaaatctattctgtaaactctctctcagtgtgtgtgtgttctgtgCTCTCACTTGTGCTCTCTATGTCTTCTGACTAGAGACTGTCTATTTATAGCCACAGACACCACGAAACGAATCATGCTTGACGAAACAGACCAACATCGGCGAAACAAATGGAACATGGTCGACGAAATGGAATCCAGTTGACGAAACAAGAGTGTTTCGTCGACTTCCTTGTGTTTCGCCAATTATGGGCTTGGGCCCAATTGTGTTTCGTCAAACTGCTTAGCCCAAATACTAAGTTCAAGTCCTTTATGCATCTTGGCCTGCTTAACTTGTTCTTTCACACGACGGAGGAAAGCCGCGTCTTTAACCGAATCACGTCGCGTCGAGTCGCGCCCACATATCATGTATCAacagcatttttgtcatttctttgagaaattccgtaattcattacaactattagacaattgcactttcatttacactaccatgtgtaatacaatactttttacattaccaatattagaaatgcacatgtgcatctatatgtatcaacatgaaataaggtgttttggtacactactttgaatacactttccctttcatctatcataccatccataatacactaccattacctcctaccatccataatacaatatcgttaccaatattttcactttattacatgtatgtaaacaccatttataccatccaatcaacatattacatcataaattgacaactataaccaaaccatcaaccactagatataactaactaaaaaacatgtatatgggcctacttctccattcaaaatcacaaactttttgtaccaaaacacgttatatcatggttatacctaatgatgcacatgtgcattttgaatattggtaatgtaaaaagtagtgtattacgaatgatattgtaaattaaagtgcaattgtctattcctgataacatATTACCGAATTttttgaagtaatgatacatatgcacatgtgcatggataactgttactcgaaaaaaaaacgttttttttttttttttttttttttatggtaacgaaatatagcgatttttgttaaaaaaataaaaaaaaaatttgagtgatttttttatttgttttttagattttattttgtgttcatattggttatcgcggttctcgcaataagggtggttctcgcatgaacttaccctatatatatataaagttgtTTGTATTGATTAATGATGTTTAACAACTGGGAAGGGCTAAGCATCATGGATGGCCAAATACATATGTATTTACAAAAGCAATGGGGGAGATGTTGCTTGGAGAATTGAGGAAGGATGTGCCCTTAGTCATACTACGCCCTTCCATTGTCAGCAGCACCTATAAAGAACCCTTTCCCGGATGGATCGAAAATCTCAGGTAATATACCAAAATCAACTTAACCAATTTACCTCTATGTTCATTATTTATAAATCTAGCAATTTCTAGTGGGTCATTTGCTAACTAAATAAGTGGTTTTCGACTACAGAACCATTGATACTGTATTTGCTGGTTACATAAAAGGAACGGCTACATGCTTGCGAGGAGATCCAGATTGTATAATGGATATAGTCAGTTTCCCCACTTGATGTGCTATAACATAAATTCTCAGAAACATTTACTTATTTGAATTCGGGGATGTAGGTACCAGTAGACATGGTGGTGAATGCTATGATTGTCGCAATGGCAGCTCATGTGAATCACCCCAATTCAGGGATCATTTATCACGGGACTTCTTCTGCTTCAAACCCCGTTAAATTACATCAGATTGTAGATTGGTCGGTTGAGTACTTCACTAAACATCCATACATAAGCAAGGACGGGTCCATTAAGGCTCGCGATTTCAAATTGTTGACTTCCGAAACAAGCTTTCAGAAATATATTGCAATTCACTACCAACTTCCCTTAAAGGTATATTAGATACTTTCAAATCGTTTCttgtatatatataggattaaGATTTTCGAGTTGTGAGAACTGAGAGAACTCGGTCTTTCCGTACGAATTATGCGCCAAATTTTTTCACACCCCTAGattaaaatgttagaaaaaactggcgtaaaaaaattgaaaaaaaacttttaaagtgGTGTTTTTCGGCCCCTTATATACACCTGGTGTAAAAAGCTGATAACATATGCATGACATCACTTTTTACAGCATTTACGGCTGccgtaaaagaaaaaaaatggtttttttagttttttatttttttagaaaagttattttttttaggatttttggtaacaaaaattgaaaaaacctTTCGTAAGgtcgagttctctaagttctcgcAACTCGTAAAAGTTTTCAgtttaacctaaccctatatatataaaatatatcatACAATATGCCTTAACGTACATTGCGTACGCGAGGCAAATCGCACGTTATATTTACAAAAAATGTGAAATCGTATGAATATGTTTTTGAGAAGTCGCATGTTTATATAATGAAATCCcatgtacatatatgtataaaaGTCAATTTCGCatgtacatatatatacatatatgtataaaatCGCATGTACATATACGCATATGTATAGAATGAAAGTCGCATGTATATATAGAAATGAAAGTCGCATGTTATAAACCCAATTTCGCATGTTGATACGAAATCGCGTACGCAATGTACGTTAAGGGattttgtacgttaaccggcctatatacatatacatacatacatacatatacatatacatacatacatatatatgcatatgtatgtatatatatatatacatatatataggggtgAGTTAACGTATAATATTCCTTAATATTCTATACTTATACTTATGAGATGAAATTACGTATATTATAAAACTTAAActctaatcacgcatgttgaaaaaccataaatcacgcatgttgaaaatcATAATCATACATGAACATAATCACCTACGTACAAAATCAGAAATCACGAATGGGATaaacctaatcacgcatgttataagcctaattacgcatgttataattTCATCTCGTACGTATTGTATGTTAAgtaatattgtattttacactttccctatatatatatatatatatatatatatatatatatatatatatatatataggggaaggatgtatagaaaacccactttaatttagaaaacccggaaaactcaaagctcccgatgtttttttgttttgaaaaaatttacacatgttatatgcatgtttttaagggttttgggcaaaaaaaatcaaaaaagcgccgagtagatatttttaaaaaaaataaacaagttttggtgtaacacatgttacattcatctgacatatttgtaacatgtgttacacgaaaacttgattatttttttaaaaaatatctactcggcgcttttttgattttttttgcccaaaacccttaaaaacatgtttataacaagtgtaaattttttcaaaagaaaaaaacatcgggagctttgagtttctcGGGTTTTCTAagttaaagtgggttttctatagatacttacattatatatatatatatatatgttaatatATTATACACGCACTAATGGCAcactttccctatatatatatatatatatatcacactaATGGATTAACACACCCGTGAGACCAGGCCTTGAAAATAGCCAACATGGTACTTTGTCATGCTCTTGATGGTGTATACACGGATTTCAGCCGAAAGCTACAGATTGGAACTCTATTTTCAGATCTTTTCAAACATTACGCTTTATCAAAAGCAATGTACGTATGTTATTTTCTCATGTATTAAGAAACCAAaagttgtttctttttctttttttctttacAATTCTAATGATCATAAGGACTACGTTATACCTTCTACAGCTATGATGATTCCAACCTCAAGAACCTGCTAAACATTTACAAAGAAAATGCCGATGATGAGGCACAAGTATTCTTCTTTAATACGAGTTCTATTAACTGGAAAGACTACTATATGAATACACATCTCCCAGGCTTAGTTAAGTATGCAATCAAATAACTACAGCAAATCCGGAAAACAATTTCAATAAGCTTCGGAGTAGTATGTCGATTTCTGATTATAGTTTGTATAAGATTCATCTCTGTCAAAGGCAATAATGTTCTCACGAATATATCTATTACTAGTTCACTTGTTTGAATAATTCAA from Helianthus annuus cultivar XRQ/B chromosome 10, HanXRQr2.0-SUNRISE, whole genome shotgun sequence harbors:
- the LOC110884842 gene encoding alcohol-forming fatty acyl-CoA reductase, which produces MEVNNIVQFLEDRTILVTGGTGFLAKVMVEKILRVQPNVKKLYLLIRACDLEEAIKRFQMEVAGNDLFRILREKHGANIDTFLSEKVTPVAGDITIENLGLRDYNLIKEMQREVDVVVNAAASTKFYERYDLALNINTFGAKHVSNFVLKCINMKVFLHISTAYVSSENHGLILEKQFKSGDSINGKTKVDINKEKELMEENLKQLTTIKATNKEIASFMKDLGIQRAKHHGWPNTYVFTKAMGEMLLGELRKDVPLVILRPSIVSSTYKEPFPGWIENLRTIDTVFAGYIKGTATCLRGDPDCIMDIVPVDMVVNAMIVAMAAHVNHPNSGIIYHGTSSASNPVKLHQIVDWSVEYFTKHPYISKDGSIKARDFKLLTSETSFQKYIAIHYQLPLKALKIANMVLCHALDGVYTDFSRKLQIGTLFSDLFKHYALSKAIYDDSNLKNLLNIYKENADDEAQVFFFNTSSINWKDYYMNTHLPGLVKYAIK